One genomic window of Mauremys mutica isolate MM-2020 ecotype Southern chromosome 5, ASM2049712v1, whole genome shotgun sequence includes the following:
- the LGI2 gene encoding leucine-rich repeat LGI family member 2, which translates to MALLRSSGCSGGSLCLLVLAVACLLQRAQVKKPVRCPATCSCTKESIICVGSAGVPRIIPSDISSLSLVNGTFSEIKDRMFAHLPCLQLLLLNSNSFTIIRDDAFAGLFHLEYLFIEGNKIETISRNAFRGLRDLTHLSLANNNIKALPRDIFSDLDSLIELDLRGNKFECDCKAKWLFLWLKMTNSTVSDVLCIGPAEYQDKKLNDVTSFDYECTTTDFVVHQILPYQSVSVDTFNSKNDVYVAIAQPSMENCMVLEWDHIEMNFRSYDNITGQSIVGCKAILIDDQVFVVVAQLFGGSHIYKYDESWTKFVKFQDIEVSRISKPNDIELFQIDSEKFFVIADSSKAGLSTVYKWNNKGFYSYQSLHEWFRDTDAEFVDIDGKSHLILSSRSQVPIILQWNKNSKKFVPHSEIPNMEDVLAVKSFRMQNSLYITLTRFIGDSRVMKWNSKQFVEIQALPSRGAMTLQPFSFKNNHYLALGSDYTFSQIYQWDNEKNLFRIFKEIYVQAPRSFTAVSTDRRDFFFASSFKGNTQIFEHIIVDLSL; encoded by the exons ATGGCTCTCCTACGAAGCAGCGGCTGCAGCGGCGGTTCTCTCTGTCTCTTGGTTCTGGCAGTGGCATGCCTACTGCAGCGTGCCCAGGTGAAAAAGCCAGTCCGATGCCCTGCCACATGCAGCTGCACCAAAGAATCCATCATTTGTGTGGGATCCGCTGGTGTGCCGCGAATCATCCCCAGTGACATCAGCTCCTT gAGCCTGGTAAATGGAACCTTTTCTGAAATCAAGGACAGAATGTTTGCCCATCTGCCTTGCCTGCAGCTGCT CTTGCTGAACTCTAACTCATTTACTATCATACGAGATGATGCCTTTGCTGGTCTCTTCCATCTAGAGTACCT ATTTATTGAAGGAAACAAAATAGAAACCATTTCAAGAAATGCGTTCCGTGGCCTTCGCGATCTGACTCACCT TTCTTTGGCTAATAACAACATTAAAGCTCTGCCAAGGGATATCTTCAGTGATTTAGATTCTCTGATTGAATT AGATTTAAGGGGAAATAAATTTGAGTGTGACTGCAAAGCCAAGTGGTTGTTTTTGTGGTTAAAGATGACAAATTCCACTGTTTCTGATGTCCTGTGTATTGGTCCAGCAGAATACCAGGATAAGAAGTTAAATGATGTCACAAGTTTTGATTATGAATGCACCACTACAG ATTTTGTTGTTCATCAGATTTTGCCATACCAGTCAGTTTCAGTGGATACATTCAACTCTAAGAATGATGTGTACGTAGCCATTGCACAGCCTAGCATGGAGAACTGCATGGTACTGGAATGGGATCACATTGAAATGAATTTCAGAAGTTATGACAACATCACAG GTCAGTCCATTGTGGGATGCAAAGCAATCCTGATCGATGACCAGGTCTTTGTGGTGGTGGCACAGCTCTTCGGTGGCTCACACATCTACAAGTATGATGAAAGCTGGACAAAGTTTGTCAAATTCCAGGACATAGAAGTGTCTCGCATTTCCAAGCCAAATGATATAGAGCTGTTTCAGATAGACAGCGAAAAGTTTTTTGTCATAGCAGATAGCTCTAAAGCTGGTCTGTCAACCGTTTATAAATGGAATAACAAAGGATTCTACTCTTACCAGTCCCTGCATGAGTGGTTCAGGGACACAGATGCCGAGTTTGTTGATATAGATGGAAAATCTCATTTAATCCTGTCAAGCCGCTCACAAGTTCCCATTATACTTCAGTGGaacaaaaattcaaaaaagtTTGTCCCACACAGTGAAATCCCCAACATGGAGGATGTCTTGGCTGTGAAGAGCTTCAGGATGCAAAACAGCCTCTACATTACGCTCACAAGGTTTATTGGTGACTCCAGAGTCATGAAGTGGAATAGCAAGCAGTTTGTGGAGATACAGGCTCTCCCGTCTCGAGGGGCAATGACACTGCAGCCTTTCTCCTTTAAGAATAATCACTACCTAGCTCTAGGAAGTGACTACACCTTCTCCCAGATATACCAGTGGGATAACGAGAAGAACCTCTttagaatatttaaagaaatctACGTGCAGGCACCTCGCTCTTTCACAGCTGTGTCAACTGATCGAAGAGATTTTTTCTTTGCTTCCAGTTTTAAAGGAAACACGCAGATATTTGAACATATAATTGTTGACTTGAGTTTATGA